GTGTTGAATAAAGCAAAGGCAGAAAAATACAGGCTTATATACGACGTTACACCTGAGGCCATGTAAATTAAATGGCtagtttatgtgcatgtgtgagcgtaTGGTATAAAAAATTGGTAATGATCAAGATATctaattagattatatatatacaaatacacacacgcacacacacacacacacacacacacacacacacacacacacacacacacacacatatatatatatatatgtatatgtgtgtgtgtgtgagtgtgtttgtatgggtgtatacatatgtatctatctacagaGTGGACAGCACACATGATACTGGGGAAACAAGACGAACAGCCCTAGCTGTCCCCTCAATCTCGCCCCACCACTATGCTCGTCTACATCCAAGCACAGTGCTGGCAGGGACACAACTAACGGGCCTCCTCTTAACACGAGCGAATTCTCCTCCGCCCATTCCGTCGCGTGATTTGCTACGAGGTGGAAGACTCTCGTACAGGTAATTGGAATTTCAGGAATTAATTATGGAAATCAGAGAGCAAGCGATTTACATGTAATTGAATGAAAACGGGAGAGGGGGACTtggatatacagtgtgtgtgtgtgtttgagtgatagatagatagatagatagtgagagagaaagtgaatgagaaagagaaagagaaagagtggtgtgcatatgtatttatgtgcatgtatgtgcgtgtccatACACAAAACTTGCTagattttatattaatttcaacaggaaacaaaatcaaaaccaaTATCACTCATTTAATAAAAACGCGCTACGGTACAAACGCcctaatgatagtataataataataataatgataataataataataataataataataaaaataataataataataataacaataataataataataatagcaatgataatgataataaaaataatgtatttatgtgcatgtatgtgcgtatccaTACACAAAACTTGCTcgattttatattaatttcaacaggaaacaaaatcaaaaccaaTATCACTCATTTAATAAAAACGCGCTACGGTACAAACGCcctaatgatagtataataataataataataataataataataataataataataataataataataataataataataataataacaataataatgataataatagcaatgataatgataataaaaataatggtaacagtaataacaagaacaataatgctaatgataatactaatgatgggacaacaatgataatggtaaccaatgtttgtattgataataatgattaataataatgaattacgacacgaccagtgataataatgataactgtataacagcgttgataatattaatgatggtgatggtgatgatgatgataataataataatagtaataacaatgataataataataatgataataatagtaataacaatgataataataataatgataataataataataataataataataataacgataatgataatgttgataataataataacaaaaaatgtagtaataataataatgacaattgtattgctgataatgatgataataatactgatgataatactgatgatgataataataatgataaaaataatgataataataataataataatgataataataataataacgataatgatgataataataataataataataataataataataataataataataataatgataatgataataataatgataataataataataataataataacaatgatataataatattaataactataataataatgatgataataataatattattaagaaggataatgatagtaataatattaatagtaatgataataataatgataagataatcttCATTGATAACGACAGTATAAAAATGTCATCTAATGATGAGACTACAATAATGTAAAcgcaaaagattaaaaaaaaaaaaaaaaaaagtgaaggccAACAAGATATTCTGTGAAgacactttattttcttttattttcatgtctttctaatttttcaagattttttttaagctttttccTGGCGATCTTCTTTCTTCAGAAGGAAGATATCACACACActggaagaaacaaaaacagaatgagTAATTATATATGATGTAGAATTAGTctaaaataagataatgacaaGCAGGGGCCAAAACAGAGTGGCACTGAGCAATGTAGTAGTTGTATGTTGCCCCCGTGTGTTTACCTGTTGTATAATCACTTGATAAAGATTGTCGGTTATTTCAGTGTCTCTGTTATAGATACGACATACTACGGATTGTTGTGATAAGATGCCGATCACGTGCTATGGCAAATCCCTATCTTTGTTTATCAGTCGCTGCTATCTGTGTGTTTTCGTAGTGTGAGCGTCGGCCTCCCCTCGGGCCAGGCGCTGGTCCCTCCGCTATCTCAATGCTCGCTTACCTGATGCCCAGGACGGCCAGGAACATGAACAGGGCTGCCAGGAGGAACTGCGCCATGGGGAGGCTGTCCACCGACGAGCTGTACACGGCTGCGTACAAAGGGCCTGCGAATCCGGTGGCGATGGAGTCCAGGACCGCCTGCGCCGCGAACAGCTTTCCTGAGGGAGGCCGGGCTGTGTCAGGGTTAAGGTGATGACTgtcttttattccccttctctctctctctctctctctctctctctctctctctctctctctctctctctctctctctctcttatctacatAGTCGCTCTCCCCTTCCGTCATACTTTCCTCTTATCTTTGCCAATATCCCGTAACTCACCCAGTTCTCTGCTTCCATCCGAACACTTGGACATGATGGAACGTGAGGCCAAGTGCGCGAACAGCTCCAGCATCCCGAGCAAAGGACCTGTGGACGAATTCGCACTTAGAGAGACCTCGCGAACAGCAGTAACACAGACACGTAAGTCAAGGCCGCCCTTGCTGAGCACTAATCTGAATGCAGACTCGCCACAAAAGCAAGGAATTCTCTCCCATAACACGAGTCCTTAGAGGCTCGGAGGACTCACCGAGCAGAGTAACCCACGTCATGGAGGCGCTGACGATCTGGCCGAGGGCGATCTGCATGAAGGCGACGGAGCTGCAGCCCAGCAACCCGAGGGCGGTGTCGGGGAGCTGCAGGCGGCCCACGAGGACAGGCATCAGCAACACCAGCGCTGGGGAGAGCATGGGATGGGTGCTGCTGTCtcgcttttgtctctctctttctaaataccttttttgtttgtctgtttttatatatatattttttttttttttttttttttttgcctgtttttcggggttctttctttttgtctatatttGGTGGTCTCATGtctgatttctgtttttttttttttttctttttttttttgtatttctttcttaataccttcagtctatctatttttatctttcacttttaATCATATGTAGATGCGAATATTTCTGTACGTCTGTGTGCGCCCGAGTGTGTGTGAATTCGTTAGCTTGCGAGCTCATTTGTCGTTAACCATTTTATGCAACGCACATTCCCGGTACCTACCAATGGCCTTGGTCATGTCCCTGTAGAACAGCCAGTTAGAATAGTCCGTCGCATCCCAGTCGAACATCAACTTGAAGAACAGGAAGTACAGGGGATCTACAATGAATAAGAAACCGtggtattaatatattattttatttgaaatCTGTAACTGTTACgagtagataaaaaataaactttgaACACGTACATCGTAATTAAATGTATACAGTATTAGGAGGAAGTTTAAAGCTCGTAACTAAAGAACACTTGTACTTTGATGAAACGATATCAGATCACGTCTTCGGCGAAAAATCTTCCACGCTAgaatgatatatggatatattaagaGCAGCCAGGGAATGAATAGTCAAGTTATGATGGTGAATGATTTTTATACCACAAGAGATATTTATAAAACGGTGTGAAACCCTGCCGTTAACACGATTCGTATATTATGACATAAAAACTACAAATATTTATTAATGCCAGGCAGGAAACCTTTGCCGGACGTTCTATAGTAACTTCAGCAACATCGATAATTAACACGAGCTTGGTAAATGTCAGGAATGAAAAACGAAAAGCAAATTAACCCATGTTAAGAATATAATgcgaaaaagaaaacggattaCTTTCACATTTCTAGTTACTTATCTAAGtaaggagggataaagaaaaagaagaaaaaaaggcgcaATAACTAGAcgtaaaaaaagaagcaaaaaaaaacaacaacatacgtAGCAGAACGTAGAGTGCTCTTGGAAGATTCCCTCTCTATGATttcaaaaagagagggaaaaaatcaaaAAAGAGAATTAACCTCCCCACGtggcaaaaacaaagacaaagaaaaaaaaaaaagaagaagaagcactaACTCAGAACAAGCGCCTaagaacacaaaccacacacagagGTCAGACGAACCACACAATACTCACTCATAGCGAAGAAGATGCAGATGTGAGAGAAGAGGATCGCGTAGACGATGCCCCTTCGCGGTCCCTCCTTGCGGTGGACGGCGGTGAGGAGCTCCGCGGGGACCTCGACCAGCCACGAGACCTTGAACTTGGGCCTCTCCTcttgggaggcgaggaggggagcgaaagagagatgatgctgaggggaaggaagggaggacgaaggggaaagagagaaaatgctggtgggagaagggaggaggaagagggaagacagataGTGTTGGTGGAAGGAttgaggacgaaggagaaagagagagaatcctggtggaagaaggaaggacgaagggaaaaGACAGATAATGCTGCTTGAAGAAGGGTGGACGAACGGGAATCGGAGACATTCCAGATGAGGAAGGGTGAAGATGATGCAGGTTGTGTCTTGACCGCCTTTGAAAGTCATATAACATAACTATGTCAATCCTACACTCCCTGTATATTAACACCTCATGTGTTATCAGTCTTATCTCCATAAGTCTATGTTAATCCGTCTGCGACCGGTGCTCAAGTGATATCCCTACCAAAACTATCCAAAACCTCTCTGTTATGTTCCCCAACACTCTCCCTGCCTAGTCTCTGTGTCTAATATATCCTTGTCATCTTGGATTGCCCCTCTGCAAGCAAATCCTTGGGATTAACCGAGCTCTAAGGACACTTCTGCCAGCCCGTCTCCGTAAGTAGCTCAGTCGCTGCTgccataataaaacatataatcgaGAAGACTCAGTTCCTTGCTATATCCCCTCTAGAACCGCTGGGAATGTCCCGAGACACCCAGGCCTTCTTCTGAACCATTCGCCGTCATAGACACTGCCACTGAATTTGCAAAGTCCTCACTGCTACATTCACTTCTGCAGTAATACGCCAGCTATTACACTGGTGAGCGAGAAGGAAGGTCGAAAgagaacggaggaaggagaggactaTATGGTAAACAAGGATGCATAtcaatgtgatgatggtgatgcaaaGGCAGCAAAATAATGAACAAAGTCaataaaaaagaacattaaaattCTATGAAGGAAATTGAAACGACAATAGGATTGCTATAATTCAATGTAATGCAGTGAAATCAAAGATCATAAAGAAGAACCACTCACCATTATCACTGAATTTCACAGATTCCGCAGTGAAGACGAGCATGAGGAGGCAAATAGCCAGGAGTCCCAGCGCCAGCCCGTACACTGCTACATACCCACCCGCCGCATACATCTGGCCAGGTAATGTGGTGATTACTGATCCCGCTGTTTCCTTGCAAGTGCTCTCCTACACAGGGATTCGAACCCACTAAAGCAACACCAAGTAAAACCAACTTAAATGCAAGAGACTCAAAAGGATTGTCATATGAGGATTATGTTGGCTCTATAGCTGTTACTATCAACCCGTGCTGGAGATAATTTCCAGGAGCAGGGATTCAGAAATTACCAGTTACCTGGACCATTACACTACCTGGTTTGGATCCTTGTCAGTTGGAttgttgtgcatatatatcaatattgcattattccatttaaGTGGCCAAAGAATCACTGTATCTAACCAGTGTAGTAATTACTTCCGTAAGCATTTAGCTAATTAAATCCACAAGACTTTTACACCCACCTGGCCGCTGACCACCCTGCCAGTAGGCGACCCGAAAGCAATGAAGATCTTGAGGATTCCCAGCCTGTAGGTCCGGTTGGCCTCCGTGGTGACGTCGGAGATGCAGGCGAAGACGAGCATCTGGAAGGAGCCCATCGCCCCTCCGAGGGAGTAGAGGAACGGCGCCACCTGAAGAAAAGccgcttacatatacatacacacatatatgttgatgaataaattaatcacacacacacacacagacatatatatatgtgtgtgtgtttatgtatatatatatgtgtgtatgtgtgtgtgtgtgtgtgtgtgtgtgtgtgtgtgtgtgtgtgtgtgtgtgtcctcctcaACAAGGGGCTAATgccatccacccttcacttccaacCACGGGGGTCCATGATtgtgagtctccaggcaggcccctcggcccatctctaattccTCGAGCTGTCCAAGTCATGACCTCCACCCATGATTGTCTTGCAAAgagacctgatgggcagggtcatccacaacaAGGGGAAAGGAGTTGGGTGCCCATATAGCAGAGTTGGCGGTCCCAGATTATGCATGTAACAGGTCGCATGCCAGTCTCAGAAATAGCCGTCATTTGGGCACATGCCTGCCAACTGTACCGCAAGATCCagcatagggacttgttacaaaagacatcaagacgagactccaaggcactagatagcatccaggttttgcttccatataGCAAAATTGGCAGAATCAGGGCCATGaagacatagcttggtccttctgattaggtactgacatctccaaatgcactTATTGATCgggttcatggctcctgctaccagaccaatcagtctactgacttcttggtctgacaggccAGAAAAATGGACTACACTATCGAGCTAtggaaagctctctgtgacttcaacgtcctcaccgcaagtgtgtatcgactgaacaggttcctctaacaggcccccaaattcctgaatcttggtcttggtccagaaggCCATATAGGCTTCATATCACTGCTAAATGTaccaagagccaccaccagtgattccagagactcaggatagcaacatcgtcggtaaGGTCAagatctgtgaccttgatattgcccagtgttgttccacattaactttggatagtagttctgcccattatccagtgcatgcaagtgttggtgcaaggacacagccttgcctcaccccttaATTAActgggaagaagtttgacaggcccccaacacactttacagttttttcagtaccagtatataggcttgctatttggCCAATAATCTGTGTGGGGATTTCCGACAcctccagcctttagcagttcagcagggatatcacatatggctGTGGCTTTCCCTCCTTTTAGCTTAGAAAAAGCCAAATTAATCTCAGTTAGGATAGGACGTTACTTGCTGATGGGTAGatccagcacaggtattgtgataccacttgcatccaaagtaactgttggagggtctccTTGGTACGCCTGCTCAAAATATTCAATCCAACGTTAACAAACCCCAGCATGATCTAAGATGATCTATCTATCCACTAAgaggactgcagtcatctgtgaggaggtcTTAGGgttagttttctcagggcttggtaggcagggcaaaagtcatttaccaagaaatggccttcaacctcctcagcaagtttCCTGATGaactcttcattttcccttctcagCAGCGTCTGAGCAACACacttctgtggcctccagtgtctccagtgagatAAAACTCTGCCTTGACCTCGGGAGTTTACCAGTGAATTCCTGCACTGCTTCAAGTGTTTCGTgctgaaggactcccacagaactactgggtctgtcaggttttcgagttctgtgaattgatcagagactgccgtggcgaaccctcaggcacactcctcccccctcaatcTGTTCAAGTGAAAGTCCCTAGAATGGTCACTGGTAGGacgagttttgaagtggacccataagGTAGCTACAACCAGCCTacggtcagtgccacagaactcggcactgaCTTTGGTCACAGGACCCGAATCCCAATACTATGTCCAGTAATGTGGGTTGAAGCACtgttaccaggagccagaaaaccTCAGTCTCGGGAAGGTGTTCTCGCTGTTGGGATcaactcccgagccatggggaccgacagacatctcatagccagctcgatcatagccagatactgcattgaagttgcCCACTACAATGCAAATGTCTAGCcagggacaactgtctgccacagatgtgagatTTGCATAAaatgcttctttcacatcgagtttgcaaacatcggtaggagcatacacagcaataagagacatgaagcaaaAAGCATGATTCAATTTCATTGCCATAAAATGCTTATCAACCAGTGTTACCCCAACTACCGACGGCTGAAGTCGCctagagatggctatggctactacCTGGAGATGATGTCCATTGCCCCGGCCCGACCTGTAGTAGGCGTACCCACCCATATTGATcttgctgctgccaggtcttctcaccttcaAGAGGTTCATCCTGGcgcaaggactggatgttccaagcaGCTACCCAGACAGCTTGCCTGAGGTTATGCCTCGGCCAGTCGCTGCAGGCAGCAGACTGTGGGACCCAATGTCCACCTGAGGGGTtctcttgggctttgccccacaaacCTCATAATGGGTTGGCGCAGGCAGGACGAATAACTTTCACTCCCATCCTGAGCCCCAACATTTGCtttcccatatatacatatatatttatgcatacatatatatatatatatatatatatatatatatatatatatatgctcattttGAGCACGGTTCCTTTCTAGCAACAAGAAAGTGCCACTTACCCCGTTCCATTACCAGTATTGGTCATCAAGCtgaaatgtgcatgtgtataggcTGTTCATAAGATTATAGCAAAAGATCAATCATATATGAATttgaatgaatgcatgtatagacacacacacacacacacacatatacatatatatatatatatatatatatatatatatatatatgttatcaaaaTGCAGTCATTGAATGAATATTAGTATTGAAAGTTATTTTAGAAACTTGTTTACCGGATCATCTATATGCAAATCATGTTCACAAGGGGCAAGTATTCATGACATCCACTGTTCCAGGAGATCTAACACTACGTACGACAGTGAGTTCGGTAGGAGAGTAAATGAACACGGAGGCGAAGAACAGGATAAGAATGTTCAACGTTTTCGTCACCAGACTCAGGTAAAGGAAGGGCTTCCGACCGTACcttgagagagagaacataatagGAATTGCTATGTATAAGTTTACAGTTTTCCAGATAGGATCTCGGTTCAAACGTTTCAGTATGTGTTTTGCTTAGTTTTTGTGTTCGTTGTATATCACTGCATTTCCTTAAACTTCATTGTCGTGCATCTAAATTTTACCTAGGAAATTCATCAGTCTAgaccagggctactcaactattataagcaaaggtccagttagacaagctccaatgtacgcataggtccggacatttttattacatgaaatataaaaaagaaaacaatctcataattttccctgaaaaaaagaccctggctgttgtggcCCCTTCCtttaaatcactcactcactcattcataactttccttgaaaaaaagacattggctgttgtggcgccttccttcaaatcactcactcactcactcattcataattttcctcgaaaaaaaagacattggctgttgcggcgccttccttcaaatcactcactcactcactcattcataattttcctcgaaaaaaaagactggctgttgtggcgccttccttcaaatcactcactcactcactcactcattcataacttccctgaaaaaaagacattgactGTTGTggtgccttccttcaaatcactcactcactcataactttccctcttagaaaaaaaaaaaaaaaattacaaattccTCTCCCCGTGTTCTTCCTTATCAGTCACACCCAACAAGTCCTGGCAAGATTCTTTCTTACTTGCATCGTGATATAGATAAAAGTTATCCTCAGTGAACACTCCACTGCTCTCTCCTGGGCAAAAACTatgacccctcaaaaaaaaaaatctcaaaacttTTAGAAACCTCTCAAGACtttttgaaaatgaaattaagaacttagatatgaaaaaaaaatcaacactacagtaaccaggaccttcatgctatttaactagaattttctcttcctggggtctgaggtccaactgcaacactcagaaggtccggatccgaaccgcggtccgccagttgagtacccctggtctagaccattaacattatcaaatgTGTATCACTTTGTA
The sequence above is drawn from the Penaeus chinensis breed Huanghai No. 1 chromosome 28, ASM1920278v2, whole genome shotgun sequence genome and encodes:
- the LOC125040234 gene encoding proton-coupled folate transporter-like is translated as MDTSPEIEINPSLGKEEEIDKDGVHREAKGDGGTAISTMKKLWAATTYEPLLLLHAIVHFGTIAMTESLIAEKSCLVTLSKPEDICKELYNHPDDEIEVQQVASRYQGSATLAENLVAMFLLLYIGPFSDRYGRKPFLYLSLVTKTLNILILFFASVFIYSPTELTVVAPFLYSLGGAMGSFQMLVFACISDVTTEANRTYRLGILKIFIAFGSPTGRVVSGQMYAAGGYVAVYGLALGLLAICLLMLVFTAESVKFSDNEERPKFKVSWLVEVPAELLTAVHRKEGPRRGIVYAILFSHICIFFAMNPLYFLFFKLMFDWDATDYSNWLFYRDMTKAIALVLLMPVLVGRLQLPDTALGLLGCSSVAFMQIALGQIVSASMTWVTLLGPLLGMLELFAHLASRSIMSKCSDGSRELGKLFAAQAVLDSIATGFAGPLYAAVYSSSVDSLPMAQFLLAALFMFLAVLGISVCDIFLLKKEDRQEKA